The following proteins come from a genomic window of Yinghuangia sp. ASG 101:
- a CDS encoding DUF397 domain-containing protein, whose amino-acid sequence MSPAITVWRKSSHSGSAANECVEAALLAPATGVRDTKDRTRGHIEVPGNSWTTLLEELKRS is encoded by the coding sequence ATGAGCCCGGCAATAACTGTTTGGCGCAAGTCGTCCCACTCCGGAAGCGCCGCCAACGAGTGTGTCGAGGCCGCGCTGCTGGCCCCAGCGACCGGCGTCCGCGACACCAAAGACCGCACGCGCGGGCACATCGAGGTTCCCGGAAATTCCTGGACAACATTGCTCGAAGAGCTCAAGCGCTCGTAG
- a CDS encoding helix-turn-helix domain-containing protein, with protein MPALPSHARKRLGLRLKTLRTEAGLTVDNVVETLGWGRTKLIRIESAKVNLNRHDLHRLGNMYDASPEELQILEELVEETRATHWWQAEPYRGVLTEALADFIALESTASRIAVAETGVVPGLLQSPEYAAAVFASQPHVPDPDLAAVRVELRMRRQRILVEENVVVSAAIGEGLLYAATGGKDVLRGQIRRLIDLCELPNVDLRIIPFDAERAILSGGITLFDFPDEHSTSVVYSEYEGSMLARDSDLDIRRFRRLLDHLTSQSLSSEDTRKMLQTRLESV; from the coding sequence ATGCCAGCGCTGCCAAGTCACGCAAGGAAGCGCCTGGGGCTCAGGCTGAAGACGTTGCGAACCGAGGCGGGCCTCACCGTCGACAACGTGGTGGAGACGCTTGGGTGGGGGCGTACCAAACTCATCCGCATCGAGTCGGCCAAGGTCAACCTGAACCGCCACGACCTGCACCGCTTGGGAAACATGTACGACGCGTCACCCGAGGAGCTTCAGATCCTTGAAGAGCTCGTCGAGGAAACCCGGGCGACTCACTGGTGGCAAGCCGAGCCGTACCGTGGGGTTCTCACCGAGGCTCTGGCCGATTTCATCGCGCTGGAGTCAACGGCATCCCGAATCGCTGTCGCCGAAACGGGCGTTGTGCCGGGTCTGTTGCAGTCGCCCGAGTACGCGGCGGCCGTGTTCGCGTCGCAACCACACGTCCCTGACCCCGATCTGGCGGCGGTGCGCGTTGAATTGCGCATGCGCAGGCAGCGGATCTTGGTTGAGGAGAATGTCGTCGTGTCCGCAGCGATCGGTGAAGGGCTCCTGTATGCCGCCACAGGCGGCAAGGATGTGCTTCGTGGACAGATTCGCCGACTGATCGATCTGTGCGAATTGCCGAACGTCGACCTGCGCATCATCCCTTTCGATGCTGAGCGAGCAATCCTTTCAGGCGGGATCACGCTCTTCGACTTCCCGGACGAGCACAGCACGAGCGTGGTGTATTCGGAGTACGAAGGCAGCATGCTGGCGCGCGATTCGGACCTCGACATTCGGCGGTTTCGTCGGCTACTCGACCATCTGACGTCACAATCCCTTTCCTCGGAAGACACCAGGAAAATGCTCCAAACGAGATTGGAATCAGTGTGA
- a CDS encoding helix-turn-helix domain-containing protein has protein sequence MAPLPSSSAQQARLALANRLGELCRDAGLTGRVLAERCTWSPAKSSRIMNGRTPPSADDIRAWCRACGAEDQADDLIAMLRTPEGMWVSWRRMERAGLKRAQEARLPLYQRTRQFRSYSSWLVPGMIQTRAYTTAALRAIQRRRGLVDDVAEAVASRMERQRILCEGDRRFAFLIEESVLRTGIGGVDVMTEQLGHLVTVAALPNVSLGVVPMRPDRERWPAEGFWLYDSAQVNVELVSGYLTITQPSEVAMYAQTFAELSALAVFGLSARALIAAAADALGG, from the coding sequence ATGGCTCCCTTGCCCTCGTCCAGTGCCCAGCAGGCGCGTCTGGCTCTCGCGAATCGTCTCGGCGAACTCTGCCGAGACGCCGGGCTGACGGGGCGCGTACTTGCCGAGCGTTGTACGTGGAGTCCAGCGAAATCGTCCCGGATCATGAACGGCCGAACGCCTCCATCAGCCGACGACATCCGGGCATGGTGCCGGGCATGCGGGGCCGAAGATCAGGCCGACGACCTGATCGCCATGCTCCGAACTCCCGAGGGAATGTGGGTCAGTTGGCGGCGCATGGAGCGAGCGGGGCTCAAGCGGGCGCAGGAGGCTCGTCTGCCGCTGTACCAGCGGACCCGCCAATTTCGTTCCTACTCCTCGTGGCTTGTGCCCGGCATGATCCAGACGCGCGCCTACACGACAGCGGCGTTGCGGGCGATCCAGCGGCGACGTGGGCTGGTGGACGACGTGGCGGAGGCGGTCGCGAGCCGTATGGAGCGTCAACGCATCCTCTGCGAAGGCGACCGCCGATTCGCGTTCCTCATCGAGGAGTCGGTGCTGCGCACCGGCATCGGCGGTGTCGATGTCATGACCGAACAACTCGGCCACTTGGTCACGGTCGCCGCGCTTCCCAACGTCAGCTTGGGAGTTGTGCCGATGCGGCCGGACCGGGAGCGTTGGCCGGCCGAGGGGTTTTGGCTCTATGACTCCGCACAGGTCAACGTCGAGTTGGTATCGGGATATCTGACGATCACCCAGCCGAGTGAAGTCGCGATGTATGCCCAGACGTTCGCCGAACTGTCCGCCTTAGCCGTCTTCGGACTGTCTGCTCGTGCGCTGATTGCGGCGGCGGCCGATGCCCTCGGCGGTTGA
- a CDS encoding phosphotransferase, which yields MRTPRAGTSPLAAMLGRFGVGDAVGFRPVAEGLLNRGYEVETTEGRWFLKHYLDQTPRNIAFQHRATARLRACGLPALPPVAATCGATALFVRGRWFALFPWVEGRHRDGTELDTDECGDLGTLLGGVHATLRQTLPPVQQPLFAPAADADASIAVAKRLLASIRARGIREPFDELAEHRLVERLGMLRQFARLRPADHDAPRQGYVHGDFHPLNLLYADRSPAAIIDWDRLAALPGTEETVRAALLFFTARATGTLDLGRVRAFVRAYRAVADPGRADLAAAVRRLWWERLNDFWMLNRHYVERDHRSDPLFPTSAALLVWWTGHYREVMAAFVE from the coding sequence ATGCGCACACCTCGGGCGGGGACCTCCCCGCTGGCCGCCATGCTCGGCCGCTTCGGGGTCGGCGACGCGGTAGGTTTCCGGCCCGTCGCCGAAGGGCTGTTGAACCGCGGGTACGAGGTGGAGACCACCGAAGGCCGCTGGTTCCTCAAGCACTACCTCGACCAGACTCCACGGAACATCGCGTTCCAGCACCGGGCCACCGCACGCCTGCGCGCGTGCGGGCTGCCGGCCCTGCCGCCGGTGGCCGCGACCTGCGGCGCCACCGCGTTGTTCGTGCGCGGGCGCTGGTTCGCGCTGTTCCCGTGGGTCGAAGGCCGGCACCGCGACGGCACCGAGCTGGACACGGACGAATGCGGCGACCTGGGAACACTGCTGGGCGGCGTCCACGCGACGCTCCGGCAGACGCTGCCACCCGTCCAGCAACCGCTGTTCGCCCCCGCCGCCGACGCCGACGCCTCGATCGCGGTCGCGAAGCGCCTGCTGGCGAGCATACGCGCGCGCGGCATCCGCGAACCCTTCGACGAACTCGCCGAACACCGCCTCGTCGAACGCCTGGGCATGCTGCGGCAGTTCGCACGCCTGCGCCCGGCCGACCACGACGCGCCGCGGCAGGGCTACGTGCACGGCGACTTCCATCCGCTCAACCTGCTCTACGCCGACCGCTCCCCGGCGGCGATCATCGACTGGGACCGCCTCGCCGCGCTGCCCGGCACCGAGGAGACGGTCCGCGCCGCGCTGCTGTTCTTCACCGCTCGCGCGACCGGCACACTCGACCTGGGCCGCGTGCGCGCGTTCGTGCGCGCGTACCGTGCGGTCGCCGACCCCGGCCGGGCGGACCTCGCGGCGGCCGTACGGCGGCTGTGGTGGGAGCGCCTCAACGACTTCTGGATGCTCAACCGGCACTACGTCGAGCGCGACCACCGCTCCGACCCGCTGTTCCCGACCTCGGCGGCGCTGCTGGTGTGGTGGACGGGGCATTACCGGGAGGTCATGGCCGCGTTCGTCGAGTAA
- a CDS encoding SDR family NAD(P)-dependent oxidoreductase, whose protein sequence is MTAESRPLPDYAHEFDGRVALVTGAASGIGLAVAARLAAGGAAVALADFNEEGVRAAADEIHRTTGARTLAVRVDVTDPDSVEAAVRATADDLGALHLAVNNAGIGGESAPTGEYPVDAWRRVIATNLDGVFYSMRHEIPVMLAGGGGAIVNMASILGTNGFRGSPAYVAAKHGVVGLTKTAALEYAAQGVRINAVGPGFIDTPLLASADTVARDTLITLHPAGRLGRPEEVAELTVYLLSRRASFIHGSYHLIDGAYSAQ, encoded by the coding sequence ATGACCGCCGAATCCCGCCCGCTCCCCGACTACGCCCACGAGTTCGACGGCAGAGTCGCCCTGGTGACCGGTGCCGCCTCCGGCATCGGGCTCGCCGTCGCCGCCCGCCTGGCCGCGGGCGGTGCCGCCGTCGCACTCGCCGACTTCAACGAGGAAGGCGTACGCGCCGCGGCGGACGAGATCCACCGGACCACGGGCGCCCGGACGCTCGCCGTCCGGGTCGACGTCACCGACCCCGACTCCGTCGAGGCCGCCGTCCGCGCCACCGCGGACGACCTCGGCGCCCTGCACCTCGCCGTCAACAACGCCGGAATCGGCGGCGAGAGCGCGCCCACCGGGGAGTATCCCGTCGACGCGTGGCGCCGCGTCATCGCCACCAACCTCGACGGGGTCTTCTACTCCATGCGCCACGAGATCCCGGTCATGCTCGCCGGCGGCGGAGGCGCCATCGTCAACATGGCGTCGATCCTGGGCACCAACGGATTCCGCGGCTCACCGGCCTACGTCGCCGCCAAGCACGGCGTCGTCGGCCTCACCAAAACCGCCGCACTCGAATATGCCGCCCAAGGCGTACGCATCAACGCCGTCGGCCCCGGCTTCATCGACACCCCACTGCTCGCCTCCGCCGACACCGTCGCCCGAGACACCCTGATCACCCTCCACCCGGCCGGCCGCCTCGGCCGCCCCGAGGAAGTAGCGGAACTGACGGTCTATCTGCTGTCCCGCCGCGCCTCCTTCATCCACGGCAGCTACCACCTCATCGACGGCGCCTATTCCGCACAATGA
- a CDS encoding bacterial proteasome activator family protein: MNMPNNEAQDDNPHVLIVGPDGMAVSGAEGGENGELAVTDMVEQPAKVMRIGSMIKQLLEEVRAAPLDEASRVRLADIHKGSIKELEKGLAPELVEELERLTLPFNEEKVPTEAELRIAQAQLVGWLEGLFHGIQTALFAQQMAARAQLETMRRALPPGASMPGRPGEGGPTQTGPYL, translated from the coding sequence ATGAACATGCCCAACAACGAAGCACAGGACGACAACCCTCATGTCCTGATCGTCGGGCCCGACGGCATGGCGGTGAGCGGCGCCGAGGGTGGCGAGAACGGCGAACTCGCGGTCACCGACATGGTGGAGCAGCCGGCGAAGGTCATGCGAATCGGCAGCATGATCAAGCAACTTCTGGAGGAGGTACGCGCGGCGCCTCTCGACGAGGCCAGCCGCGTCCGGCTCGCGGACATCCACAAGGGCTCGATCAAGGAGCTCGAAAAGGGGCTCGCGCCCGAGCTGGTCGAGGAGTTGGAGCGCCTCACGCTGCCGTTCAACGAGGAGAAGGTGCCCACCGAGGCCGAGCTGCGCATCGCGCAGGCCCAGCTCGTCGGCTGGCTCGAAGGGCTCTTCCACGGCATCCAGACCGCGTTGTTCGCGCAACAGATGGCGGCACGAGCGCAGTTGGAGACCATGCGCAGGGCGCTGCCGCCCGGTGCGTCGATGCCCGGCCGCCCGGGTGAGGGAGGCCCGACGCAGACGGGCCCCTACCTGTGA
- a CDS encoding GNAT family N-acetyltransferase, with product MSFSWTTRPETAADIPALRAISLAAFETPLEADLIDALRADEAWIDGLSLVSTTDDGRPVGHALLTRCHIDATPALCLGPVAVLPEHQRSGAGGAAIRAALNAAAGRGERFVVVLGHPPYYPRFGFTRASAHGIRASFDTPDDALMALALDTEHPLPTGTIRYAAPFGV from the coding sequence ATGTCTTTCTCCTGGACCACCCGTCCTGAGACCGCAGCCGACATCCCCGCGCTCCGCGCGATCAGCCTGGCGGCGTTCGAGACCCCGCTGGAGGCCGACCTCATCGACGCCCTGCGCGCCGACGAGGCCTGGATCGACGGCCTGTCCCTGGTCAGCACCACCGACGACGGCCGACCCGTCGGCCACGCGCTGTTGACCCGGTGCCACATCGACGCGACCCCGGCCCTGTGCCTGGGCCCCGTCGCGGTCCTCCCGGAGCACCAGCGCTCCGGCGCCGGAGGGGCGGCGATCCGTGCCGCCCTGAACGCCGCCGCGGGGAGGGGCGAGCGCTTCGTCGTCGTTCTCGGGCACCCGCCCTACTACCCCCGGTTCGGTTTCACGCGCGCCTCCGCGCACGGCATCCGCGCCTCCTTCGACACACCGGACGACGCCCTCATGGCGCTCGCCCTCGACACCGAACACCCGCTCCCCACCGGCACCATCCGGTACGCGGCACCGTTCGGCGTGTGA
- a CDS encoding helix-turn-helix domain-containing protein, which yields MARSSSSSAQAARQALGARLRELAQRAGLTGAALAELANWHASKSSRLMTGRTPPSLADVVIWCRICQAEDETEDLLAQAQTVDSMYVEWRRRERTGLRRLQDSYTAKFERTSRFRLYSSDVIPGFLQTTEG from the coding sequence GTGGCCCGCTCCTCCTCGTCCAGCGCGCAGGCCGCGCGGCAAGCACTCGGCGCCCGACTTCGGGAACTTGCGCAGCGTGCGGGACTGACCGGCGCGGCGCTCGCCGAGCTCGCCAATTGGCATGCGTCCAAGTCGAGCCGCCTCATGACGGGCAGAACCCCGCCCTCATTGGCTGACGTCGTCATATGGTGTCGAATTTGCCAGGCGGAGGACGAGACCGAGGATTTGCTTGCTCAAGCCCAGACGGTCGACTCGATGTATGTCGAGTGGCGCCGACGCGAACGCACCGGACTGCGGCGGTTGCAAGATTCCTATACGGCGAAGTTCGAGCGGACGTCCCGATTCCGCCTGTATAGCTCGGATGTCATCCCAGGCTTTCTCCAGACAACGGAAGGCTGA
- a CDS encoding HAD family hydrolase, with protein MATDLDGTIIRSDGTISERTLAALVAVEAAGSAVVFVTGRPPRWMDKVAEVTGHHGLAICGNGAVVYDLRRERIVETHAMDVATARRVASLIKTEIPDVCFAVETATGFAHEPAYPPLERDLSVVHDIAPIEDLLVRPVLKLLARHTVSTPEEFLARTRAAAGPYAEFTHSSKIALVEISALGVSKATTLASFCARHGVAADEVVAFGDMPNDLPMLTWAGLPYAVANAHPTVLEAVPNHTASNDDDGVAQIVEKLFG; from the coding sequence GTGGCCACCGATCTGGACGGGACGATCATCCGGAGCGACGGGACGATCTCGGAGCGTACGCTCGCCGCGCTCGTCGCCGTCGAGGCGGCCGGGAGCGCGGTGGTGTTCGTGACCGGTCGGCCGCCTCGGTGGATGGACAAGGTGGCCGAGGTGACCGGGCACCACGGGCTGGCGATCTGCGGTAACGGGGCCGTCGTGTACGACCTGCGCCGCGAGCGCATCGTCGAGACGCACGCGATGGACGTCGCCACGGCCCGCAGGGTCGCGTCGCTGATCAAGACGGAGATCCCGGATGTGTGCTTCGCGGTGGAGACCGCGACCGGGTTCGCGCACGAGCCGGCGTATCCGCCGCTGGAGCGCGACCTGTCGGTGGTGCACGACATCGCGCCCATCGAGGACCTGTTGGTCCGTCCGGTTCTGAAGCTGCTGGCCCGGCACACCGTGTCGACCCCGGAGGAGTTCCTGGCGCGGACGCGTGCGGCGGCCGGCCCGTACGCCGAGTTCACCCACTCGTCGAAGATCGCCCTCGTCGAGATCAGCGCCCTCGGCGTCAGCAAGGCCACCACGCTCGCCTCGTTCTGCGCCCGCCACGGTGTCGCCGCCGACGAAGTCGTGGCATTCGGCGACATGCCCAACGACCTGCCGATGCTCACGTGGGCGGGCCTGCCGTACGCGGTCGCCAACGCCCATCCGACGGTGCTCGAAGCGGTGCCGAACCACACGGCGAGCAACGACGACGACGGCGTCGCGCAAATCGTCGAAAAACTCTTCGGATAA
- a CDS encoding ATP-binding protein, translated as MHDLRLGFDADLICRVVLPSVPAAAGLARKYIAPAAQQLGVDYDTAALVATELVSNAVRHADTGGDIELWVSANDSDWFVAVVDRAPHLLPRLPHGTYELPDDKAESGRGLLIVALGGGRLSVRPVADGRKVVSARMALPSWA; from the coding sequence GTGCACGACCTTCGTCTCGGCTTCGATGCCGACCTCATCTGCCGTGTCGTTCTGCCCTCCGTTCCGGCCGCGGCCGGCCTGGCGCGCAAGTACATAGCGCCCGCGGCCCAACAACTCGGCGTCGACTACGACACGGCCGCGCTCGTGGCAACAGAGCTGGTATCCAACGCCGTTCGGCACGCCGACACCGGCGGGGACATCGAACTCTGGGTCTCCGCCAACGACTCCGACTGGTTCGTCGCCGTGGTCGACCGCGCGCCCCACCTCTTACCGCGCCTCCCACACGGCACCTACGAACTCCCGGACGACAAAGCCGAATCAGGCCGGGGCCTCCTGATCGTCGCCCTCGGCGGCGGGCGCCTCTCGGTCCGCCCCGTCGCGGACGGACGCAAAGTCGTCTCCGCACGAATGGCCTTGCCGAGCTGGGCATAG
- a CDS encoding protein kinase domain-containing protein, which produces MGQPQRPDDEISGTQVRTVGSGRYELGRQLGRGGMAEVSMAHDVRLGRTVAVKTLRPDLAQDPVARSRFGREAQNAASLNHPAIVSVYDTGEDRVGEELVPFIVMECVEGRTVRELLVEGSPIPQEQALRITEGVLEALEYSHRHGIIHRDIKPANVIITNSGSVKVMDFGIARAMHSAATTMTQTGMVMGTPQYLSPEQALGRTVDARSDLYSSGCLLYELLALRPPFNGDTPLSVVYQHVQDDPRPPSASVPGVPPHLDAITLKALAKNPDDRYQTAEEFRMDVRRALNGQAVHIAPTGAQTRTQPVWAPGATGTAATARLAGGPVPGNPEATGPMPSGPLGLPVNDGGTGAMPAVDERPRRRGGTYALVAALVIAVIAGVTIAVILLNGGDDNAGGAGGESHSPTAPTSGPPSTDTNTGPAAPVGDPEEDDSPSQPTRTSQNDSTRTSATYQTANPGGGQNSQPSTRTPTTSSMPTDDETTPTTSPSANTSKPSTPAGGGGQSSPAGGGGTPTGGTGGDG; this is translated from the coding sequence ATGGGTCAGCCGCAGCGCCCGGACGACGAAATCTCCGGGACCCAGGTCAGGACCGTCGGTTCGGGACGCTACGAGTTGGGGCGTCAGCTCGGCCGAGGCGGAATGGCCGAGGTGAGCATGGCCCACGACGTCCGGCTCGGCCGGACGGTCGCGGTCAAGACGCTCCGTCCCGACCTCGCGCAGGATCCGGTCGCGCGGTCGCGGTTCGGGCGCGAGGCGCAGAACGCCGCGTCGCTCAACCACCCCGCGATCGTGTCGGTCTACGACACCGGCGAGGACCGCGTCGGCGAGGAGCTGGTGCCGTTCATCGTGATGGAGTGCGTCGAGGGGCGCACCGTCCGTGAGCTGCTGGTCGAGGGATCGCCGATACCGCAGGAGCAGGCGCTGCGGATCACCGAGGGCGTGCTGGAGGCCCTCGAATACAGCCACCGGCACGGCATCATCCACCGCGACATCAAGCCGGCGAACGTCATCATCACCAACAGCGGCTCCGTGAAGGTGATGGACTTCGGCATCGCCCGCGCGATGCACAGCGCCGCGACGACGATGACCCAGACCGGCATGGTCATGGGCACGCCGCAGTACCTCTCCCCCGAGCAGGCGCTCGGCCGCACGGTCGACGCGCGCAGCGACCTGTACTCCAGCGGCTGCCTGCTCTACGAACTCCTCGCGCTGAGACCGCCGTTCAACGGCGACACCCCGTTGTCGGTGGTGTACCAGCACGTGCAGGACGATCCGCGCCCGCCCTCGGCGTCCGTGCCCGGCGTGCCTCCGCACCTCGACGCGATCACCCTCAAGGCGCTCGCGAAGAACCCGGACGACCGGTATCAGACGGCCGAAGAGTTCCGGATGGACGTACGGCGTGCGCTCAACGGCCAGGCCGTGCACATAGCACCGACCGGGGCGCAGACCCGGACGCAGCCGGTCTGGGCACCGGGCGCGACCGGGACGGCGGCGACCGCTCGCCTCGCGGGCGGGCCGGTGCCCGGCAACCCCGAGGCCACCGGGCCGATGCCGAGCGGGCCGCTCGGGCTGCCGGTGAACGACGGCGGTACGGGAGCGATGCCGGCCGTCGACGAGCGGCCCCGGCGGCGCGGCGGCACGTACGCGCTCGTCGCGGCGCTGGTCATCGCGGTGATCGCGGGCGTGACGATCGCGGTGATCCTGTTGAACGGCGGTGACGACAACGCGGGCGGGGCCGGCGGGGAGTCGCACTCGCCGACGGCGCCCACGAGCGGGCCGCCGTCCACGGACACGAACACCGGCCCGGCGGCTCCGGTGGGCGATCCGGAAGAGGACGACTCGCCGTCGCAGCCGACGCGCACGTCGCAGAACGACAGCACGCGCACGTCGGCGACCTACCAGACGGCGAACCCGGGCGGCGGCCAGAACTCCCAGCCGTCGACGCGGACTCCGACCACGTCGAGCATGCCGACGGACGACGAGACGACGCCGACCACGTCGCCGAGCGCGAACACGAGCAAGCCCAGTACGCCGGCGGGTGGTGGCGGGCAGTCGTCGCCGGCGGGTGGCGGTGGGACGCCCACAGGAGGCACGGGCGGCGACGGCTGA
- a CDS encoding DUF397 domain-containing protein, translated as MSIENRSWRKSSYSGGGDNSCVEVAPLATATGVRDSKDRTRGHIEIPENSWATMTAELKRP; from the coding sequence GTGAGCATCGAGAACCGCTCATGGCGCAAATCCTCGTACTCCGGTGGCGGCGACAATTCGTGTGTGGAGGTCGCGCCGCTGGCCACAGCGACGGGCGTTCGCGACAGCAAGGACCGCACCCGCGGACACATCGAGATCCCCGAGAACTCCTGGGCCACCATGACCGCAGAGCTCAAGCGCCCGTAG
- a CDS encoding methyltransferase domain-containing protein, with protein sequence MTTGIDEAGSSGLASVLMKSGALTSEWLSAFTAVPRELFVPDRIWPGIADGTEQGALVDRALNPEAWLRAVYSDIPLTTQWDDGSHVGEELGNSPTSSNSMPGMVFSMLADLDVRPGHRVLEVGSGTGWNAALLAHRVGAANVVTVEYDGDVARQAEENLRGAGLDVRVIVGDGRLGYATCGPCDRLIATCSIGEVPRAWIEQTTPGGLIVAPWGTGYGGEAVVRLCVGEDGTATGPFTRSSAFMRIRQQRTERPPFDAYLKGRPWPADGVASTTRLSPSEIGGWIEQFAIGVRVPGAFWRAERYDDGSYTLWTYATDTRSWASADHVPGESEFEVVQSGPRKLWDETEAAFGWWLDHGRPGFERFGLTAGASGQHVWLDRADNPVSVV encoded by the coding sequence GTGACGACGGGAATTGACGAGGCGGGTTCCTCGGGGCTCGCCTCCGTCCTCATGAAATCCGGAGCGCTGACATCTGAATGGCTGTCGGCGTTCACCGCTGTGCCCCGCGAACTCTTCGTCCCCGACCGCATCTGGCCCGGCATCGCGGACGGTACGGAGCAGGGTGCGCTGGTGGACCGCGCGCTCAATCCCGAAGCGTGGTTGCGGGCCGTTTACTCCGACATCCCGCTCACCACCCAGTGGGATGACGGCAGCCACGTCGGCGAAGAGTTGGGAAACTCGCCGACAAGCTCCAACTCCATGCCGGGCATGGTCTTTTCGATGCTCGCGGATCTGGACGTACGACCGGGGCATCGGGTCCTTGAGGTGGGAAGCGGGACTGGGTGGAATGCCGCGCTTCTCGCCCACCGGGTGGGCGCGGCGAACGTGGTCACCGTCGAGTACGACGGGGATGTCGCTCGCCAGGCGGAAGAGAACCTTCGCGGGGCTGGGCTCGACGTGAGGGTCATCGTCGGAGACGGCCGTCTCGGCTATGCGACCTGCGGTCCGTGCGACAGGTTGATCGCGACGTGCTCGATCGGCGAGGTTCCTCGCGCGTGGATCGAACAGACCACGCCGGGCGGCCTGATCGTCGCACCGTGGGGGACCGGGTACGGCGGCGAGGCTGTCGTACGCCTGTGCGTGGGCGAGGACGGTACGGCGACCGGCCCCTTCACACGCTCCAGTGCTTTCATGCGGATAAGGCAACAGCGTACGGAGCGCCCACCGTTCGACGCCTATCTCAAGGGTCGGCCGTGGCCGGCGGATGGGGTGGCGAGCACGACGCGCCTTTCTCCTTCGGAAATCGGCGGCTGGATCGAGCAGTTCGCCATCGGCGTCCGGGTGCCCGGAGCGTTTTGGCGTGCCGAGCGGTACGACGACGGCTCGTACACGCTCTGGACGTACGCCACCGACACCCGGTCGTGGGCATCAGCCGACCACGTCCCCGGTGAAAGCGAGTTCGAGGTGGTTCAGTCCGGCCCCCGAAAGCTGTGGGACGAGACGGAAGCCGCCTTCGGCTGGTGGCTTGATCATGGTCGTCCTGGCTTCGAACGATTCGGTCTTACCGCGGGCGCGAGCGGGCAGCATGTGTGGCTTGATCGGGCGGACAATCCCGTGTCGGTCGTGTAG
- a CDS encoding protein kinase domain-containing protein has product MVHDRHDEFSGTTFGRGRYRTLRRIGGGGMAVVHEAHDRALDRVVAVKRLRPDLAEDAVARSRFAREAQHAAALDHPAIVRVYDTGEDDGPTGPIPWIVMELVRGHTLRALLRHHGGPLPWRRALRIVAPVLDALDYSHARGIVHRDIKPVNVMVAEDGAVKVMDFGIARVVHDGSAPLTAVGHIMGTPQYFSPEQALGHPASPRSDVYSVGCLLYELLVGTVPFDGDSAITVASKHVRDEPLPPSAYRDVPGAVDDLVLHALRKDPQLRFAGAAEMRSAVGRILPDALSGRAPGHPSRDSRARARNRSRTPGPGVRRGAAEPRGGRVPRRRGRVRRRVAWGAVAVATLLLASVLAAALR; this is encoded by the coding sequence ATGGTGCACGACCGGCACGACGAGTTCTCCGGAACGACCTTCGGCAGAGGCCGCTACCGCACGCTGCGCCGTATCGGAGGCGGCGGTATGGCCGTCGTCCACGAGGCCCACGACCGGGCCCTGGACCGCGTCGTCGCGGTGAAGAGGCTGCGTCCCGACCTCGCCGAGGACGCCGTGGCACGGTCGCGTTTCGCCCGTGAGGCCCAGCACGCCGCGGCGCTCGACCACCCCGCGATCGTGCGCGTCTACGACACGGGCGAGGACGACGGCCCGACCGGGCCGATTCCGTGGATCGTCATGGAACTCGTCCGCGGCCACACACTGCGGGCGCTGCTGCGCCACCACGGCGGCCCCCTGCCCTGGCGCCGCGCGCTGCGCATCGTGGCCCCCGTGCTGGACGCGCTCGACTACAGCCACGCCCGCGGCATCGTGCACCGCGACATCAAGCCGGTGAACGTCATGGTGGCCGAGGACGGCGCGGTCAAGGTCATGGACTTCGGCATCGCGCGGGTCGTGCACGACGGCTCGGCCCCGCTGACCGCCGTCGGGCACATCATGGGCACGCCGCAGTACTTCTCCCCCGAACAAGCGCTCGGGCACCCGGCGTCGCCGCGCAGCGACGTCTACTCGGTGGGCTGCCTGTTGTACGAACTCCTCGTCGGCACCGTACCGTTCGACGGCGACAGTGCGATCACGGTGGCGTCCAAGCACGTGCGCGACGAGCCGCTGCCGCCGTCGGCGTACCGCGATGTCCCCGGTGCCGTCGACGATCTGGTGCTGCACGCGCTGCGCAAGGACCCGCAGTTGCGGTTCGCGGGTGCCGCGGAGATGCGATCGGCCGTGGGGCGCATCCTTCCTGACGCGCTGTCAGGGCGGGCGCCGGGGCACCCGTCGCGGGACTCCCGGGCCCGGGCGCGGAACCGGTCCCGGACGCCCGGCCCCGGTGTGCGCCGCGGTGCCGCGGAACCGCGCGGCGGGCGCGTGCCGAGGCGTCGCGGCCGTGTGCGGAGGCGCGTCGCGTGGGGTGCCGTGGCGGTGGCGACTTTGCTCCTTGCCTCGGTGCTGGCCGCCGCGTTGAGGTAG